A part of Setaria viridis chromosome 8, Setaria_viridis_v4.0, whole genome shotgun sequence genomic DNA contains:
- the LOC117833690 gene encoding agmatine coumaroyltransferase-2 has protein sequence MHGLHMKITVHTSKAVKPAYGGGIGGDATAVPLTVFDKANFDQHISGINFFRQPAPPNAALAAGLARALAEYREWAGRLGVDAAGSRAILLNDAGARFVEATADVALGDVMPLEPTPDVLRLHPDGDGAEELMLVQVTRFKCGSLAVGHTIHHAVADGRAACNFLLAWGQATRGAAFDPVLAHDRASLFLPRQPPRVAFEHRGVEFKPREEKKPGRRSDVAVVDNDDELVVQRVRFSREFVAELRSRASAGAPRPYSTLQCVAAHLWRCITKARGLDAREITRLCVAVDGRMRMRHPPVPEGYTGNVVLWARPAAAAGDLVSMPLRLAVELISREVARVDDSYFRSFIDFASSGAVEEERLVPSADSSETVLSPDVEVDSLLHAPFYDLDFGGGPPFFFMPSYLSVEGTVFIVRSFSGDRSMDAYVPLFRRAMDTFNKCCYSLAMADARL, from the coding sequence ATGCACGGTCTCCACATGAAGATCACGGTGCATACGTCCAAGGCAGTCAAGCCCGCCTACGGCGGTGGCATCGGCGgcgacgccaccgccgtcccGCTCACGGTGTTCGACAAGGCCAACTTCGACCAGCACATCTCGGGCATAAACTTCTTTCGCCAGCCGGCGCCGCCCAACGCCGCACTCGCGGCAGGGCTCGCCAGAGCGCTCGCCGAGTACCGCGAGTGGGCTGGGCGGCtcggcgtcgacgccgccggcagccgcgcGATCCTGCTCAACGATGCTGGCGCGCGGTTCGTCGAGGCGACGGCCGACGTCGCGCTCGGCGACGTCATGCCGCTGGAGCCGACGCCCGACGTGCTGCGCCTGCAcccggacggcgacggcgccgaggaGCTGATGCTGGTCCAGGTCACGCGGTTCAAGTGCGGCTCCCTTGCCGTCGGCCACACCATAcaccacgccgtcgccgacgggcGCGCcgcctgcaacttcctcctggcCTGGGGCCAGGCCACCCGCGGCGCCGCGTTCGACCCCGTCCTGGCGCACGACAGGGCGTCCCTCTTCCTGCCCCGGCAGCCGCCGCGGGTCGCGTTCGAGCACCGCGGCGTCGAGTTCAAGCCCCGTGAAGAGAAGAAGCCCGGCAGAAGAAgcgacgtcgccgtcgtcgacaaCGACGACGAGCTGGTGGTCCAGAGGGTGCGCTTCAGCAGGGAGTTCGTCGCCGAGCTGAGGTCGCGGGCGTcggcgggggcgccgcggcCGTACAGCACCTTGCAGTGCGTGGCGGCGCACCTGTGGCGGTGCATCACGAAGGCACGCGGCCTTGACGCGCGCGAGATCACCAGGCTCTGCGTCGCCGTGGACGGGCGCATGCGCATGCGCcatccgccggtgccggagggaTACACCGGCAACGTGGTGCTctgggcgcggccggccgctgccgccggggaTCTGGTGTCCATGCCGCTCCGGCTCGCCGTGGAGCTCATATCCCGGGAGGTGGCGCGCGTCGACGACAGCTACTTTAGGTCGTTCATCGACTTCGCCAGCTccggggcggtggaggaggagcggctGGTGCCGTCGGCGGACTCGTCGGAGACGGTGCTGAGCCCGGACGTCGAGGTGGACAGCCTGCTCCACGCCCCGTTCTACGACCTGGACTTCGGCGGCGGTCCGCCGTTCTTCTTCATGCCCAGCTACCTGTCAGTTGAGGGCACCGTGTTCATTGTCCGGTCTTTCTCCGGCGACAGAAGCATGGACGCCTACGTGCCTCTCTTCAGACGCGCCATGGACACCTTCAACAAGTGCTGCTACTCGCTGGCAATGGCGGACGCACGTCTTTAG